The DNA region TACAATGCTCAAAATTTACTTCATCATTAAAATATACTCTGAGTCCTTTTTCACTTTCCCTTGAACCATCAAAAAAGAAACTTCCTTCCAAATCCTCAACGCCCTGACTTCCAAGGTCAAAGCAAATTCCTGATAAGGCATCTTTTATTGCTTCATCATCAATGTTCAAAATATCAAGGCTTTTCCATTCCATTTTACCATCTCCATTTTTTGTAAAAAAGATAATATAAAAAAAGTTCTGAGATATTAAAATATCAATTTTTTTGTTCTGCTCTTGAATTACACTATTTAAGTTTCTATATTTGTCTGTAATGCAATTGAAACGGAACACCAATGGATTATTTTAACGGATATATACTAACCAGTGAAAATTATGATTTAGATAATACCACGATAATTAAACTCAGTGGAATAGATAACAGTGGATCATTTATCATATATTTGGTGGGTGTTAAGCCTTCTTTTTTTATCAGGGAAAATAGCGAGATTGATCCTGATATCAAAGGATATGTCAGACTCTCATCTGATTTTACAAATTTAGTTGGAAAGAAATTGGATTGTGTTTATCTGGAAAATATACGAGATCATTACGAAGCATTGGATTTTTTTAAACAAAATAATATTATAACATATGAATCTGATATAAGACTTACTGAGAAATTATTTTATCAGAAGGATATAAAGTCTTATATTTTTTTTGATGGTGACTATGAAGTACGTAATGGCACAAAGGTATTTATCAATCCTGAGATAGCCAGAGGAAGACAATTTAAACCAGATTTTAAAATTTTGTCACTTGATATCGAGACTAGTACAACAAATGATCTTTACTCCATTGCTTATCATATTACTTCAAATGGAAAAGAGAAGTCGCTTGTCATGATGATTGGTGAAAATCATGTGGATAATGAAGAGTTACATTTTTATCCAGATGAAAAATCTCTGATTTCTGATTTTCTAAACTTTATATCTATCGAAAATCCAGACATTATAATTGGTTGGCATGTTGTAGGGTTTGATCTGGATTTCTTGAATAAAAAGTGTGAGCAATTTGGCATTCCATTTTCCTTGGGTAGAGATGGAAGTATTGCCAAAATAACCGAAAAAAAAGGAAGTGGTTTTTTTTGCGAAATTACTGGTAGACAGGTTATTGATGGGTTGCAGGTTTTAAGAACCAACGGTTATAATTTTGAGAATTTTAGGCTGGAAACGGTTGCTAAAAATATTTTGGGTGTTGGAAAAGATATTTCTGGGACAGATGATAAAATTGAAGAGATTACCAGAAGATTTAATGAAGATAAAGTATCTTTGGCTAAGTATAATCTTTTGGATTGCGTTTTAGTTACAAAAATTTTTAATCAGACAAGAATCATTGAAAAACTCCTTAAAAAATCAGAGTTAACTGGTTTGGAAATAGATAAACTACCAATTTCTAATGCCGTGATGGACCACCTAATGATTCCTGAATTATACAAAAAGATGATTATTGCTAATAATCAGTCCCAAACTGTAGCTATTGAAAAATCCAATAAAAAGATGAAGAAAGAACCTGAGCCAGGAGTGTACAAAAATGTTTGTAGGTTTGATTTTCAAAATTTGGCAGCAACAGTTATCAAAACTTTTTGTATAGATAATTATTCGAGAATAAAAAATAAATCTGAACAGATTTCTGCACCATCAGGTGATTTTTATTCATCCAAAGAGTGTATATTGTCGCCACATTTACATTATATGTCTTCGCTTACATCCGATGATGAGATTGTTAAATTTGCGGTTGATTCCACTGTAAAAGCCATACTGAATGCATTTGAAAATAGTTCTTCAAGATTTTACGATCCTGATTTAATAAACAGTGTTGAAAAATCAATTGAATGGATTTTGGATAGGTTGATAAAATTATGCGAATCTAAAGGCTTTCAAGTGCTAATGGCAGATCATGAAGATTTTTATCTGATTAGTGAAACAAAAAAAGATAGTCAAGATCTAAAATCTCTTGCTAATGAGATTGAAAGAGAAATTAGTAGTGAAATATTTTTCAATTTTAATGTAAGCACTACTCTAAACATTACCACTGGTGATAATTTTGATTCTTTTTATGTCCCAAAGACAGGGTATAAATTGTCAAAAAAACCGTTTGCAGCTTTAAGATCAAATGAGATTATTTACAATAATTTTGATCTCAGCAAATCTGACTGGACCGATTTTGATAGAGAGTTTAGAGATAAGCTTATCGCTTCGATTTTAAAATCTGAGGAATATGAGACAGTTATCAGAGAATATCTGGATAAATTTGATATTGAAAAGAATAAAGATAAATTTGTTTTTCTACACAGACTTCCTAAAAAAATTGACAGGTCAGTAGTGCCTGTCGGTGACCATATTAAAGCTGCACTGCTTTTGGATGATAAAGCATTAGAATTTAAGAAAGAAATCAGGTATATAATAACTTCAACAGGTCCAATTCCCATTGAGCTTAATCCAGATGCTTTCGACAAAGATTATTACTTAGAGAATCAGGTTAAAAAGTTAATTAATTCAATAATATCTGTATTTAATCAAAAATACGAAGATATTATATATGGGACACAATTAACTCTGTTTGATTTTTAAATCCTCTCTATTTTTGACTGAAAACCTGAGTTGAGAAAGAATAGTTAAGTTTTCTATTTTTATAAAGAATTAGTTTAAAATGTTTTTATTAGTTTTAAACAACCGGAAATTTAAGATTCCAAAATGTAGGATAAGAGTTATTTTACAAAGGTTTCAGGTTGCTTTTTTTGAAAGATCTGTCTTTGTTATGACTCACTGAGACAAACAATGTCTAAATTAAATTATCGGTTAAATAATATGTGAGAAATTCTCTACTCGTTGTTTCTCGTCAATAAATTATTATCTCTAAATGGGACACTCTCTTTTCTTAACGAAATACATAATTTATATTTTCGTAACATTTTCTAAATAATAATAGAGTTCATTTCTCATATAAAATAAAAACTGGAGACTAAAATGATAACACATGTATTTGACGAAGATGTCGTTAAAGAAATAAGTTACGATTATGATGATGGAACTCTTCAAGTTGTTTACCAAAGTGGAGTAGTTGTAGAGTATAAAAATGTTCCCGAATTTGAATATATCAACTTTTTAGAAGCTGACTCTTTGGTAGGCTACAATAATTGCTGTTTATATAAACAATATCGAAGTGAAGTCTTTTAGATTTTTATTATTTCAATTGTTCGGTAATAGCATTTAGAGATCTTAATTGAAAAACATATAAATTTCGGAACAGAATATTATTTTATCTTTGATATTTAGAACTATATTATTGATATATACAAAAAATGTCGAGAAAATAGATGAATATCAATATTAGAATATGTAAGAAAGTAAATTTAATCTTTTTGATATTACTTATTTGTACTTTCTTTAACAGCCTAGAAGCTAATGTTAAAGTTCGTTTGCAATTAAAGTGGGAGCATCAATTTCAATTTGCTGGTTATTATGCTGCTATTGAAAAAGGATTTTATAAAAATGAAGGTCTCGAAGTTGACTTAATTCTACCTGAAAAAGATAAAGATCCAGTTCTATCTATGATAGAAAATGATATCGAGTTTGGAGTAGGAAATTCAGAAATAATGTTGATGAGAAATAAGGGATTTGACATTGTAGTGCTAGGAGTAATTTTTCAACACTCACCACTTGTGTTGATAACAAGAAATTCATTGAATAATGCTAATATTGGTGACATTACAAATAAAGTGATGATTGAACATGGTGCGTCAGAAATTTTTGCGTATTTAGATAAGGCTAATGTTAAGGTTGACAATATATATAATGATTTGGATACAGCTCTAGATTATTTTGTAAGTGGGAAAATAGATGCTTTTTCTGCCTATATAACTGATGAACCTTTTATCCTTGATAGTCTTAATATTGATTAT from Candidatus Delongbacteria bacterium includes:
- a CDS encoding KTSC domain-containing protein, yielding MITHVFDEDVVKEISYDYDDGTLQVVYQSGVVVEYKNVPEFEYINFLEADSLVGYNNCCLYKQYRSEVF
- a CDS encoding ribonuclease H-like domain-containing protein, which translates into the protein MDYFNGYILTSENYDLDNTTIIKLSGIDNSGSFIIYLVGVKPSFFIRENSEIDPDIKGYVRLSSDFTNLVGKKLDCVYLENIRDHYEALDFFKQNNIITYESDIRLTEKLFYQKDIKSYIFFDGDYEVRNGTKVFINPEIARGRQFKPDFKILSLDIETSTTNDLYSIAYHITSNGKEKSLVMMIGENHVDNEELHFYPDEKSLISDFLNFISIENPDIIIGWHVVGFDLDFLNKKCEQFGIPFSLGRDGSIAKITEKKGSGFFCEITGRQVIDGLQVLRTNGYNFENFRLETVAKNILGVGKDISGTDDKIEEITRRFNEDKVSLAKYNLLDCVLVTKIFNQTRIIEKLLKKSELTGLEIDKLPISNAVMDHLMIPELYKKMIIANNQSQTVAIEKSNKKMKKEPEPGVYKNVCRFDFQNLAATVIKTFCIDNYSRIKNKSEQISAPSGDFYSSKECILSPHLHYMSSLTSDDEIVKFAVDSTVKAILNAFENSSSRFYDPDLINSVEKSIEWILDRLIKLCESKGFQVLMADHEDFYLISETKKDSQDLKSLANEIEREISSEIFFNFNVSTTLNITTGDNFDSFYVPKTGYKLSKKPFAALRSNEIIYNNFDLSKSDWTDFDREFRDKLIASILKSEEYETVIREYLDKFDIEKNKDKFVFLHRLPKKIDRSVVPVGDHIKAALLLDDKALEFKKEIRYIITSTGPIPIELNPDAFDKDYYLENQVKKLINSIISVFNQKYEDIIYGTQLTLFDF